Sequence from the Magallana gigas chromosome 4, xbMagGiga1.1, whole genome shotgun sequence genome:
CCAAAGGTGGACTTGGTGGAGATGCCAAATTTCGCAAGAGGTCCGTGCCGGCCTTTATGTCCTCTCTAATGACCCATAGGGCATCAAAGACGTCAAGTGGGAGGGAGACTTGTTTCCCTTTATGattgtctttttaaaaagaaaaaaagtaaatgttaGTTATTTACAATGTTCATAGAGGTATTACTTGTTGGTGCATTGGTTGATATaagtttgatatatattttatactaagttgtttaaacaaaaattaataatttaactacaatcattcaaattttattaaagtgAAATGTTGAACGATTGGTTacagaatttttaaatacaaataaggtatgttttaaattttatgatttttaaattgagagagagagagagagagagaggggggggggagattttaaattttatcctgTGCGTAAATATAGTCATTTCTATAGAGGAGTCAAAACTTAATACTTTATAACAGCCCAACTTTTAAATCtttgattcaatatatttttttaaactatgatAAAGATAAATTCTTACCCTGTACGTGAATGTAGACCTTTCCTCTGAAGAATGTCATTTGAAGGGCATAGTGCCCTTTCCTGTATTGATCACTCTCTTTTAGAGTGAATTGGGGAGTTTCTCCATCTGGAGACAATTCTGTTTCAAACCTCACTGTGCTTGTTGCTGCCATTTCcaatcacaataaaaaaaaaagatctttgaCGAGatgtacagaaacaaagttttTTCAACCCATTATATAGGAAGATGTTTTTTTATTACACATCTTTGTTTTTGATCTTCAGATGATAGATCGatttaatatgaaatgaaattgtcAATCATATACACTTCTGCATTGTCTCACGATCACACACAACCACCCCTTTTGCCCATTAAATGTCCTAATATGTTAATTTGATGATAAATGATGTCACGATTTGTTAGAGGTCGAGaatcaatttgaaataattttggaaagatatatacattttacatacatgtacaaatgaaatgaaataaccAATCATATATATTTCCTTAATTATGTCTCACCATCACACAGCAGCATCCATTTTGCCCATTAATGTCCTAATATATTAATTTGATGATGAACAATGTCACGATTAATTAATGATTAATAATGTCGCGATTTATTTAAGTGTATCTATTTAATGATGATTAAT
This genomic interval carries:
- the LOC136274876 gene encoding uncharacterized protein; translated protein: MAATSTVRFETELSPDGETPQFTLKESDQYRKGHYALQMTFFRGKVYIHVQDNHKGKQVSLPLDVFDALWVIREDIKAGTDLLRNLASPPSPPLITIAPPKKRRVELKKRAIPLDDSDDELII